From the genome of Gilliamella sp. wkB7, one region includes:
- a CDS encoding carbohydrate kinase family protein, giving the protein MNDIKVVAIGEFLWDCLPNGKKIGGAAANFCYHAKSAGANAILVSAIGDDENGKDLSNLIEKLQIPQHLQISKNYPTGTVLVKLDSDGKPTYDIVNPVAWDDIQLTEQLLDLIKQDNLDAIYFGSLIQRNQQNHDLLKKIITHCSPRTKIIVDINLRQNHYNHSTLLFCIENANILKLNDEELPIIANLLKIKSDPKKLFDYLNQHHQLELLIYTCGSDGSHLFTKSEQDYCPAEKITAIDTVGAGDSFMAISSVLYLKGKALQEINIKANRIASYVCTQNGSMPVIPETYLAEL; this is encoded by the coding sequence ATGAATGACATAAAAGTGGTCGCAATAGGCGAGTTTTTATGGGATTGTTTACCTAATGGGAAAAAAATTGGTGGGGCTGCCGCCAATTTTTGTTATCATGCTAAATCTGCGGGGGCAAACGCTATATTAGTTTCTGCCATTGGTGATGATGAAAATGGTAAAGATTTAAGTAATCTGATTGAAAAACTGCAAATTCCACAACATCTTCAAATATCAAAAAATTATCCAACAGGTACTGTATTAGTCAAATTAGATTCAGACGGAAAACCGACTTATGATATAGTTAATCCTGTTGCTTGGGATGATATTCAGTTAACAGAGCAACTATTAGACCTTATCAAGCAAGATAATTTAGATGCAATTTATTTTGGTAGTTTAATTCAACGCAATCAACAGAATCATGACTTACTAAAAAAAATTATTACTCATTGTTCACCACGAACCAAAATTATTGTTGATATCAATTTGCGTCAAAATCATTATAACCATTCAACTTTGCTTTTTTGTATTGAAAATGCCAATATTTTAAAGTTAAATGATGAAGAATTACCAATTATTGCAAACTTGTTAAAAATCAAATCTGATCCAAAAAAACTTTTCGATTATCTTAACCAACATCATCAACTAGAGTTATTAATTTATACTTGTGGTAGTGATGGCAGTCATCTATTTACTAAAAGTGAGCAAGATTATTGTCCAGCAGAAAAAATCACAGCGATTGATACTGTTGGTGCTGGCGATTCATTTATGGCAATTAGTAGTGTGTTATATTTGAAAGGTAAAGCATTACAGGAAATTAATATTAAAGCAAATCGTATCGCTTCTTACGTCTGTACCCAAAATGGTTCAATGCCAGTTATACCTGAAACATATTTAGCAGAATTATAA
- a CDS encoding ABC transporter permease: MINQSIKQSNDKIYHPSSITNNIIIRSFKNFITHNIGILIALLLISTILTFASPVFLSQENMLSVLRQISTNMCLALGMTLIIILGGIDLSVGSIVAMAGTLTVGFISIGEMGIITAIFLGLLIGTLCGLSNGVAIAYTGIPPFIVTLAMMMIARGVGFIYSGGQSIRIFDESFTRIGTGYLGMIPYPVIYMLVFIIIMLVLVNRTRLGTYIYALGGNREAARLSGIAIKRVEIIVYTIAGFLAAFAGIVLAARMYSGQPSVAQGYEMDAIAACVLGGISMSGGIGRISGTILGVIVIGVINNGLNLLGVNSFWQLVAKGVIIFLAVYVDMLKRKRAK; the protein is encoded by the coding sequence ATGATTAACCAATCAATTAAACAATCAAATGATAAAATCTATCATCCCTCGTCAATAACCAATAACATCATTATCAGAAGTTTCAAAAATTTTATTACTCATAATATAGGTATATTAATTGCTCTTTTATTGATTAGTACAATTTTAACTTTTGCAAGTCCTGTATTTCTTTCACAAGAAAATATGTTATCGGTGTTAAGACAAATATCTACCAATATGTGTTTAGCATTAGGAATGACGTTGATTATCATATTAGGTGGCATAGATTTATCTGTAGGTTCTATTGTTGCAATGGCTGGTACGCTTACTGTTGGATTTATATCAATAGGTGAAATGGGCATAATTACAGCAATTTTTCTAGGCTTGCTAATTGGTACTCTTTGTGGTCTATCAAACGGCGTAGCTATTGCTTATACAGGTATTCCACCATTCATTGTTACTTTAGCTATGATGATGATCGCTCGTGGTGTAGGTTTTATCTATAGTGGTGGCCAATCAATTCGTATTTTTGATGAAAGTTTTACTCGTATTGGTACTGGTTATTTGGGAATGATTCCATACCCAGTGATTTATATGTTGGTGTTTATCATCATTATGTTAGTTCTTGTTAATCGAACTCGTTTAGGCACTTATATTTATGCTCTGGGTGGTAATCGTGAAGCAGCAAGACTATCAGGTATAGCAATTAAGCGTGTTGAAATCATTGTTTATACAATTGCTGGCTTCTTAGCAGCTTTCGCAGGAATCGTTCTTGCCGCAAGAATGTATTCAGGACAACCATCTGTTGCGCAGGGATATGAAATGGATGCGATAGCTGCTTGTGTGTTAGGTGGTATATCAATGTCTGGTGGGATAGGTCGTATTAGTGGCACCATTTTAGGCGTTATTGTTATCGGCGTTATTAATAATGGTTTGAATTTATTGGGTGTAAATTCATTTTGGCAATTGGTTGCAAAAGGTGTGATTATCTTTTTAGCCGTTTATGTCGATATGTTGAAACGAAAAAGAGCAAAATAA
- the ubiT gene encoding ubiquinone anaerobic biosynthesis accessory factor UbiT, with protein MIESQHNLLGKIHSTFVDKAPQVLGITLRCIPFNLKKQVIEQLLQLQFKHSLEDGDLDFLENRWLKIEVTDLQLIWFVSLIENKLVVSREEIADVSFIGNANDLIMIATRRQDPDTLFFQRRLIVEGDTELGLYVKNLMDSIELETMPKPLRITLEKLADLIESAPKE; from the coding sequence ATGATAGAAAGCCAGCATAATTTATTAGGAAAAATACATTCAACATTTGTTGATAAAGCGCCTCAAGTATTGGGAATTACTTTACGCTGTATTCCTTTTAATTTAAAAAAACAAGTTATTGAACAATTGTTACAATTACAATTTAAACATTCACTTGAAGATGGTGATCTTGATTTTTTAGAAAATCGCTGGCTTAAAATTGAAGTTACAGATCTACAATTAATATGGTTTGTTAGCCTAATAGAAAATAAATTAGTTGTCAGTCGTGAAGAAATTGCTGATGTAAGCTTCATTGGCAATGCTAATGATTTGATAATGATTGCAACTAGAAGACAAGACCCTGATACACTCTTTTTTCAACGTCGATTAATAGTTGAAGGAGATACTGAGCTCGGTCTATATGTTAAAAACTTAATGGATTCAATTGAATTAGAAACTATGCCTAAACCTCTCAGAATCACTCTTGAAAAGTTGGCTGATTTAATTGAGAGTGCCCCAAAAGAGTAA
- a CDS encoding sugar ABC transporter substrate-binding protein — protein MKKFITICLTITSVFFTSCFQLVNADDKRPIKFAFITSTLNNSFFTAISDTFSEIAKQNGDQYILIDPQYDQAKQISMMEDVINQNVDIIYLIAVDSEGIRQGLLAAKQKQIPVVVIDNPISDDDLIVSTVASDNFLAGKINGEQMAKDFPNGAKIAVIDCPFNRASVLRADGFYAGLGENKSKFNVVSQQNGKCALEVTMPIAEDIIQAHPDLQAFFAVNDPSALGVVVALKASNKLKNIKIYTVDGSPDGKKAFSDGDLTLTVAQAPIQLAKETYKVGKKVLAGEHVSKEILVPTFPITKEMIEKNGVKVWQ, from the coding sequence ATGAAAAAATTCATAACAATATGCTTAACAATTACATCTGTATTTTTTACAAGTTGTTTTCAACTTGTAAACGCTGATGATAAGAGACCTATTAAGTTTGCTTTTATCACTTCAACATTAAACAATTCATTTTTTACCGCCATCTCAGATACATTTTCTGAAATAGCTAAACAGAATGGGGATCAATATATTCTTATTGATCCTCAATATGACCAAGCTAAGCAAATATCTATGATGGAAGATGTGATTAATCAAAATGTGGACATCATTTATTTAATTGCTGTAGATTCTGAAGGTATTAGGCAAGGTTTGCTTGCAGCTAAACAAAAACAAATTCCAGTTGTAGTTATTGATAATCCAATTAGTGATGATGATTTAATTGTAAGTACTGTCGCATCAGATAATTTTCTAGCAGGTAAAATCAATGGTGAACAAATGGCTAAAGATTTTCCTAATGGTGCAAAAATAGCAGTCATTGATTGCCCATTCAATCGAGCCAGCGTGTTAAGAGCAGATGGTTTTTATGCCGGATTAGGTGAAAATAAAAGTAAATTTAATGTGGTATCTCAACAAAACGGAAAATGTGCTTTAGAAGTGACTATGCCAATTGCTGAAGATATTATTCAAGCTCATCCAGATCTACAGGCTTTTTTTGCTGTAAATGATCCTTCTGCTTTAGGTGTGGTTGTTGCATTAAAAGCTTCAAATAAACTAAAAAATATCAAAATTTATACAGTTGATGGTTCACCTGATGGCAAAAAGGCTTTTAGTGATGGTGATTTAACTTTAACTGTAGCCCAAGCACCAATTCAATTAGCTAAAGAAACCTATAAAGTCGGTAAAAAAGTTTTAGCAGGAGAACATGTTTCTAAAGAAATCTTAGTACCAACTTTTCCTATTACCAAAGAAATGATTGAAAAAAATGGTGTAAAAGTCTGGCAGTAA
- a CDS encoding sugar ABC transporter ATP-binding protein, which produces MEQVVLQLSHIEKKFAGVHALKDMHFNLKQCEVHGLLGENGAGKSTLIKIIGGIYKPDAGEIKINGKTEIIDGIKDAQSRGINVIHQEIVLVPYISVYENIFLGREPRTRLGFKDHRQMITKAKTMIENMGLTIDVLCPVNELTIAQQQLIEIVKAISFNVRILIMDEPTSSLTDKEVEQLFLMIKKLTEHNVSIIYISHRMDELFTITDRITVIRDGSYVNTVNTKETNIDELVKMMVGRNLSNYYQRHYQPEGKCLLEVKNLSKKGVFNNVNFKLKKGEILGFSGLMGAGRSEIMQVIFGADQYDSGQIYFDNKLVQIKSPQDAIDIGIALIPEDRKKQGLILNNSIAFNLTLTVLKQFMHGCLVDQQKQKEIIQFYINKLNIKTPNTDKIVGQLSGGNQQKVVIAKWLAIKPKVIILDEPTRGIDIGAKAEIYQIIDELCANGIAIIMISSELPEIINMCDRVCVVANGQIQGELFHHELTQEKIMKLATGRA; this is translated from the coding sequence ATGGAACAAGTTGTTTTACAACTATCTCATATAGAAAAGAAATTTGCTGGGGTTCATGCTTTAAAAGACATGCATTTTAACTTAAAACAATGTGAAGTGCATGGATTATTAGGTGAGAATGGTGCTGGCAAATCAACATTAATTAAAATTATCGGCGGCATCTATAAACCGGATGCCGGTGAAATTAAAATTAATGGTAAAACTGAGATAATCGATGGTATTAAAGATGCACAATCACGAGGAATTAATGTTATCCACCAAGAAATTGTCTTAGTTCCTTATATTAGTGTATATGAAAATATCTTTTTAGGGCGTGAACCAAGAACTAGATTAGGTTTTAAAGATCATCGACAAATGATCACCAAAGCTAAAACTATGATAGAGAACATGGGATTAACTATTGATGTTCTATGCCCAGTAAATGAGTTAACCATAGCTCAACAGCAACTCATCGAAATCGTTAAAGCGATTTCATTCAATGTACGCATTCTAATCATGGATGAGCCGACCTCTTCTTTAACTGATAAAGAAGTAGAACAACTTTTTTTAATGATAAAAAAACTAACGGAACATAACGTTAGCATCATATATATTTCACATCGTATGGATGAGTTATTTACCATCACTGACAGAATTACTGTTATACGTGATGGAAGTTATGTAAATACAGTTAATACAAAAGAAACAAATATTGATGAATTGGTCAAAATGATGGTGGGTCGTAATTTAAGTAATTATTATCAACGTCACTATCAGCCAGAGGGTAAATGCTTATTAGAAGTTAAGAATCTTTCAAAAAAAGGCGTTTTTAATAATGTCAATTTCAAATTGAAGAAAGGAGAAATTTTAGGTTTTTCTGGCCTGATGGGGGCAGGAAGAAGTGAAATCATGCAGGTTATTTTTGGCGCAGATCAATATGATAGTGGTCAAATTTATTTTGATAATAAGTTAGTTCAGATCAAATCTCCTCAAGATGCGATTGATATCGGTATTGCATTAATACCTGAAGATAGGAAAAAACAGGGGCTGATATTAAATAATAGTATCGCATTTAATCTTACACTAACCGTATTGAAACAATTTATGCACGGTTGCTTAGTTGACCAACAGAAACAGAAAGAAATTATTCAATTCTATATCAATAAACTAAATATCAAAACTCCAAATACCGACAAAATTGTTGGTCAATTAAGTGGTGGAAATCAGCAAAAAGTTGTTATAGCTAAATGGTTAGCAATTAAACCTAAAGTTATCATTTTAGATGAACCGACTCGAGGAATTGATATTGGCGCTAAAGCTGAAATCTATCAAATTATTGATGAGCTTTGTGCAAATGGTATAGCTATTATTATGATTTCATCAGAATTACCCGAAATTATTAATATGTGTGACAGAGTTTGTGTGGTCGCTAATGGTCAAATTCAAGGAGAACTATTTCATCATGAACTTACACAGGAAAAGATTATGAAATTAGCAACAGGGAGAGCTTAA
- the recO gene encoding DNA repair protein RecO, translating into MENWQRAFVLHTRTQTESSLLVDLFIENGGKITVLAKGARRKNSSLKGLLQPFTPLIVQYSGKSNIKILRQVEAMSLTIPLVSVSLYSAFYLNELLHRVLIADTEMPTLFDDYLKSLQQLAQQAPAENVLRTFELSLLENMGYYVDFFHCSATGDNIVESMYYQYQSEKGFIGSLLRNSTSFTGEQVLALGNRDFSTPDTLKAAKRFTRMALKPYVGSKPFKSRELFLKI; encoded by the coding sequence ATGGAAAATTGGCAAAGAGCATTTGTTTTGCACACACGTACTCAAACTGAAAGCAGCTTATTAGTTGATCTATTCATTGAAAATGGTGGTAAAATAACCGTTTTAGCTAAGGGAGCTCGACGAAAAAATTCTTCTTTGAAAGGGCTATTGCAACCTTTTACCCCCTTAATAGTACAATATTCTGGTAAAAGTAATATAAAAATATTACGTCAAGTTGAAGCAATGTCACTTACTATACCATTAGTTTCGGTTTCATTATATAGCGCTTTTTATTTAAATGAATTATTACATCGCGTATTAATTGCAGATACTGAGATGCCAACACTTTTTGATGATTATTTAAAAAGTTTACAACAACTGGCACAACAAGCTCCTGCTGAGAATGTTCTTCGTACTTTTGAATTGTCATTATTAGAAAATATGGGTTATTACGTTGATTTTTTTCATTGTAGCGCGACAGGCGATAATATTGTTGAATCAATGTATTATCAATATCAATCTGAAAAAGGATTTATCGGTAGTTTATTAAGAAATAGTACCAGTTTCACAGGTGAACAAGTATTGGCTTTGGGAAATCGTGATTTTAGCACTCCTGATACACTAAAAGCAGCTAAACGCTTTACTCGAATGGCTTTAAAACCTTATGTTGGCTCAAAACCTTTTAAAAGTAGGGAATTATTTTTGAAAATTTAA
- a CDS encoding GntR family transcriptional regulator: MVNKSDQIYKEILLQIKSGVLDYNSALPSSSDLSQAYKTSRPTISKVFSKLKNEGYIEGKQGGKFYVRQPKNEQVTKYIFGILAPRLEQDESRMILDSLYSEIASLANHYQFSLLWAGMLTKSQDIQSILDDVEKVIINYTKNNINGIFFTPLEFHPYANIINHKIMDCLNQYKIPCILLERDYCLFPTRGMADLVSIDNIAAGYIVTQHFLKQNNKRIAFVSKSDSANTIALRIIGYKQALFDTGITNNWIIQIPQVDENVINHLSKLNIKHVVCGNDFTAMQLISLNQRINPKQKLFTISFDDADYACHLSTPLSTYKQPLASIALTAVETLIQRVYNPTLPIRTIYVNGELVIRASSGT; the protein is encoded by the coding sequence ATGGTAAATAAAAGTGACCAGATATATAAAGAAATATTATTACAAATCAAAAGCGGAGTTTTAGATTACAATAGTGCTCTACCCTCTTCATCCGATTTAAGTCAGGCATATAAAACCTCTCGACCAACAATAAGTAAAGTATTTTCGAAGCTAAAAAATGAAGGTTATATTGAGGGTAAACAAGGAGGAAAGTTTTATGTCAGACAACCTAAAAATGAACAAGTGACAAAATATATTTTTGGCATTTTAGCTCCACGACTTGAGCAAGACGAAAGCAGAATGATTCTTGATAGTTTATATTCTGAAATAGCTAGTTTAGCAAATCATTATCAATTTTCATTATTATGGGCTGGTATGCTAACTAAAAGTCAGGATATACAATCTATCTTGGATGACGTAGAAAAAGTTATTATTAATTATACAAAAAATAACATCAACGGTATTTTTTTTACACCTTTAGAATTTCACCCATATGCCAACATTATTAACCACAAAATAATGGATTGCTTAAATCAATATAAAATTCCTTGCATATTGTTAGAACGTGATTATTGTTTATTTCCTACTCGAGGCATGGCTGATTTAGTCAGTATTGATAATATTGCAGCTGGTTATATTGTAACTCAACATTTTCTTAAACAAAATAATAAACGAATTGCTTTCGTTTCAAAAAGTGATTCAGCTAATACAATAGCATTGAGAATTATTGGTTATAAACAAGCGCTATTTGATACAGGAATTACCAATAATTGGATAATTCAAATTCCACAAGTAGATGAAAATGTCATAAATCATTTGTCAAAATTAAATATTAAACACGTTGTTTGTGGAAACGACTTTACAGCAATGCAATTAATTTCCTTAAATCAGAGAATCAATCCTAAACAAAAATTATTTACCATCAGCTTTGATGATGCCGATTATGCATGTCACCTTTCAACACCCCTTTCGACATATAAGCAACCTTTGGCTAGTATCGCCCTAACTGCGGTTGAAACTTTAATTCAACGAGTTTATAACCCAACATTACCAATTCGAACTATTTATGTTAATGGAGAGTTAGTCATTCGAGCGTCAAGTGGGACTTGA
- a CDS encoding Na+/H+ antiporter, translating into MELFSIILLLVLIVSLSGVVVKMLPIQIPLPLMQILLGCILAAFGVYVKFDPELFLVLFIPPLLFADGRKTSVKDFVYNFREIVGLALVLVVISIIALGYILHWMLPNVQLAAALALAAVLSPTDAVALSGIVGKGRIEKEKMEIIEGEALMNDASGLVSLKFAIAIATGLLEFDLLQISISFFVVAVGGLAVGVLFTWLYARILRKINQLTNNDPAIQIVLLFLLPFAAYIIAEECHCSGILAAVSAGMTVNHSGMMRNAPLTTRLQSDSAWSMLTFVFNGFVFVLLGIQLPSILNNTFAENQTDASIELWQLCLIVLFVFIVLMGTRFAWLWAMKHMPTMPFGTKRPLAFRAYTNRDLLISTFAGVRGAITLAGVLSIPMTIAGRYQLVFIATGIILISLIVAVVILPILLRGSVILDNSKQDNEILTVKGQMAEEAIISLEKMQNNLLQETSEAGLDQEIIHEVGSRVIGSLRRRTGLKDLEQKALEAENLERRMRLVAIGAERTALLQMKIRNEVSEETFEHLNTDLDIYEKMISGDV; encoded by the coding sequence ATGGAACTTTTTTCAATAATTTTACTTCTCGTATTAATTGTATCACTTTCTGGTGTCGTTGTTAAAATGTTACCAATACAAATACCATTACCGCTAATGCAAATATTATTAGGTTGCATTCTGGCCGCATTTGGTGTTTATGTAAAATTTGATCCAGAATTATTTCTTGTTTTATTCATTCCACCTTTACTATTTGCTGATGGGCGAAAAACATCCGTAAAAGATTTCGTATATAATTTCAGAGAAATTGTTGGATTGGCGCTTGTATTGGTGGTTATCTCAATTATCGCTTTAGGTTACATTCTTCACTGGATGTTACCAAATGTCCAATTGGCAGCTGCTTTAGCTCTTGCAGCCGTCTTATCACCTACCGATGCCGTTGCCTTGAGTGGAATCGTTGGTAAAGGTCGTATAGAAAAAGAAAAGATGGAAATTATTGAAGGTGAAGCATTGATGAATGATGCTTCAGGTCTAGTTTCGTTAAAGTTTGCAATCGCAATTGCGACAGGACTGCTTGAATTTGATTTGTTGCAAATTAGTATATCTTTCTTTGTCGTTGCTGTCGGTGGTTTAGCGGTTGGGGTTTTATTTACTTGGTTATATGCTAGGATTTTACGTAAAATAAATCAACTTACTAATAATGACCCAGCAATTCAAATCGTATTATTATTCTTACTTCCATTTGCCGCTTATATTATTGCTGAAGAATGCCATTGTTCTGGTATTTTAGCTGCTGTAAGTGCAGGTATGACCGTCAATCATTCTGGTATGATGCGTAATGCACCTTTGACAACACGTTTACAATCAGATAGTGCATGGTCAATGTTAACTTTTGTATTCAACGGATTTGTTTTTGTTCTTTTGGGTATTCAGTTACCTAGTATTTTAAATAATACTTTCGCTGAAAATCAAACAGATGCATCGATTGAGCTATGGCAATTATGCTTGATTGTTTTATTTGTTTTTATCGTATTAATGGGAACAAGATTTGCTTGGCTATGGGCTATGAAACACATGCCAACCATGCCTTTTGGAACAAAACGACCTCTAGCATTTAGAGCATATACAAATCGTGATTTATTAATTTCAACTTTTGCTGGTGTCCGTGGAGCAATAACATTAGCTGGTGTATTATCTATCCCAATGACCATTGCAGGTAGGTATCAACTTGTCTTTATCGCTACAGGAATTATCTTAATTTCATTGATTGTTGCAGTAGTTATATTACCTATTTTATTACGAGGTAGTGTAATTTTAGATAATTCAAAACAAGACAATGAAATTTTAACAGTGAAAGGACAAATGGCAGAAGAAGCTATTATTAGCCTAGAAAAAATGCAAAACAACTTACTACAAGAAACTTCTGAAGCAGGTTTGGATCAAGAAATAATTCACGAAGTTGGCTCGCGTGTTATCGGTTCATTAAGACGTAGGACAGGTCTCAAAGATTTAGAACAAAAAGCACTTGAAGCTGAGAACCTAGAAAGACGTATGCGTTTAGTTGCAATTGGTGCAGAACGTACCGCACTATTACAAATGAAAATTCGTAATGAAGTAAGTGAAGAAACTTTTGAGCATCTAAACACTGATTTAGATATTTATGAGAAAATGATCTCTGGAGATGTTTAA
- the thrS gene encoding threonine--tRNA ligase yields the protein MPIITLPDGSQRQFDKPVTVLEVAQSIGAGLAKACIAGRVNGQRKDACDVIEEDATLAIITAKDEDGLEIIRHSCAHLLGHAIKQLWPDTQMAIGPTIDNGFYYDIDLDHSLTQEDLDALEKRMHELAKKDYEVKKEVVSWERAREVFWDRREPYKIAILDENIPKDSTPALYHHEEYIDMCRGPHVPNMRFCHHFKLQKIAGAYWRGNSDNKMLQRIYGTAWADKKQLDSYLQFLEEAAKRDHRKIGKQLDLYHMQEEAPGMVFWHNDGWIIFRELEVFVRTKLKEYNYQEVKGPFMMDRVLWEKTGHWGNYKELMFVTSSENREYCIKPMNCPGHVQIFNQGLKSYRDLPLRMAEFGSCHRNEPSGSLHGLMRVRGFTQDDAHIFCTEEQIRGEVNSCIKMVYDTYSTFGFKDITVKLSTRPEKRIGKDETWDLAEKDLAECLTENGIEFEYLPGEGAFYGPKIEFTLHDCLGRAWQCGTVQLDFMLPERLDATYVGEDNERHTPVMIHRAILGSMERFMGILTEDCAGFFPTWLAPLQVAVINITDNQAEYAKQLTEQLQKVGIRAKADLRNEKIGFKIREHTLKRVPYMFVCGDKEMQSGTISVRTRQGKDLGSFEVKHVIELLLNEIHSRSLEQMN from the coding sequence ATGCCAATTATTACTCTTCCTGACGGAAGTCAACGTCAATTTGATAAACCAGTTACTGTTCTAGAAGTTGCTCAAAGTATTGGAGCAGGGCTTGCTAAGGCTTGTATTGCTGGGCGTGTAAATGGTCAACGTAAAGATGCTTGTGATGTAATTGAAGAGGATGCAACATTAGCTATCATTACTGCTAAAGATGAAGATGGTTTAGAAATTATTCGCCATTCTTGTGCTCATTTATTAGGTCATGCTATTAAACAATTATGGCCTGATACGCAGATGGCAATTGGTCCAACTATTGACAATGGTTTCTACTATGATATTGATTTAGATCATTCTTTAACTCAGGAAGATCTTGATGCTTTAGAAAAACGTATGCACGAATTAGCAAAAAAAGATTATGAAGTAAAAAAAGAAGTTGTGAGCTGGGAACGTGCAAGAGAAGTATTTTGGGATCGTCGTGAACCGTATAAAATTGCTATTTTAGACGAAAATATTCCCAAAGATTCAACACCGGCACTCTATCATCATGAAGAATATATTGATATGTGCCGAGGACCTCATGTCCCTAATATGCGTTTTTGTCATCATTTCAAATTACAAAAAATTGCTGGTGCTTATTGGCGTGGTAATAGTGATAATAAAATGTTACAACGTATTTATGGCACAGCTTGGGCGGATAAAAAACAACTTGATAGTTATTTACAATTTTTAGAAGAAGCCGCTAAACGTGATCACCGTAAAATTGGTAAACAACTTGATCTTTATCATATGCAAGAAGAAGCACCTGGTATGGTATTTTGGCATAATGATGGTTGGATTATATTTCGTGAACTAGAAGTTTTTGTTCGTACCAAATTAAAAGAATACAATTATCAAGAAGTAAAAGGTCCATTTATGATGGATCGCGTATTATGGGAAAAAACAGGTCATTGGGGTAACTATAAAGAGTTAATGTTTGTTACTTCGTCTGAAAATCGTGAATATTGTATTAAACCAATGAACTGCCCGGGTCATGTACAAATTTTTAATCAAGGTCTAAAATCTTATCGTGATTTACCTTTACGTATGGCTGAGTTTGGTAGTTGTCATCGTAACGAACCGTCAGGTTCATTACATGGTTTAATGCGTGTTCGAGGCTTTACCCAAGATGATGCGCATATATTCTGCACTGAAGAGCAAATTCGAGGTGAAGTAAACAGCTGTATTAAAATGGTTTATGATACTTACAGCACATTTGGTTTTAAAGATATTACCGTTAAATTATCCACTCGCCCAGAAAAACGTATTGGTAAAGATGAAACATGGGATTTAGCTGAAAAAGATTTAGCTGAATGTTTAACTGAAAATGGTATTGAATTCGAATATTTACCAGGCGAAGGCGCATTTTATGGACCAAAAATTGAATTTACTTTACATGATTGTTTAGGACGAGCATGGCAATGTGGTACAGTACAACTTGATTTCATGTTACCTGAACGTTTAGATGCGACATATGTAGGTGAAGATAACGAACGCCATACACCAGTTATGATCCATAGAGCAATTTTAGGTTCAATGGAACGCTTTATGGGAATTTTAACCGAAGATTGTGCTGGATTCTTCCCTACATGGCTTGCTCCTTTGCAAGTTGCAGTAATAAATATTACCGATAATCAAGCTGAATATGCCAAACAATTAACCGAGCAATTGCAAAAAGTTGGAATTAGAGCAAAAGCAGACTTGAGAAATGAGAAAATTGGGTTTAAAATTCGAGAGCATACTCTAAAACGTGTTCCGTATATGTTTGTTTGTGGAGACAAAGAAATGCAATCAGGAACAATTTCAGTTCGAACTCGTCAAGGTAAAGATCTTGGTAGCTTTGAAGTGAAACATGTTATAGAATTGTTGCTTAACGAAATTCATAGTCGTTCATTAGAACAAATGAATTAA